One segment of Brassica napus cultivar Da-Ae chromosome C3, Da-Ae, whole genome shotgun sequence DNA contains the following:
- the LOC106384173 gene encoding uncharacterized protein LOC106384173, with protein MDRVSKWSAGVDETCVLCKNAAETRDHLFFKCSFSSQIWMDISHGILQGSYTTTWSALQVIVSDQRLEAKKLYCIRYAFQCAIHVIWRERNKRRHEEDPTMPRVLAKFIDKSIRNKLRLVTALGGKFTGILSYWFGSRDIG; from the coding sequence ATGGATAGAGTGTCTAAGTGGAGCGCCGGAGTTGATGAGACTTGTGTGCTCTGCAAAAACGCAGCCGAGACCCGGgatcatttgttttttaaatgctCGTTCTCTTCACAGATTTGGATGGATATTTCTCACGGCATTCTACAAGGTTCCTATACGACAACATGGAGTGCACTTCAGGTGATTGTCTCTGATCAGAGACTGGAGGCCAAAAAGCTCTATTGTATCAGATATGCATTTCAGTGTGCTATTCATGTTATATGGAGAGAACGGAATAAGAGGAGGCATGAGGAGGATCCAACTATGCCAAGAGTCCTTGCGAAGTTTATTGATAAAAGTATAAGGAACAAGTTGAGATTAGTAACTGCTTTGGGAGGAAAGTTTACGGGCATTCTATCTTACTGGTTTGGAAGTAGAGACATTGGATAA
- the BNAC03G34390D gene encoding uncharacterized protein BNAC03G34390D — translation MGGNRSKSSKRFSLFSFFKTRRSHRVEVDASWDDVVYTRKVMASDEDKRYWVAEPGIDRKASAFIAKFHATRVSESERQTLSPYQSEKAC, via the coding sequence ATGGGAGGAAACAGATCAAAAAGTAGCAAGAGGTTCTCTCTCTTCAGCTTCTTTAAAACACGAAGATCTCACAGAGTGGAAGTAGACGCCTCTTGGGACGACGTCGTTTACACTCGCAAAGTAATGGCTAGTGACGAGGACAAACGTTATTGGGTGGCTGAACCTGGTATCGACCGCAAAGCTTCTGCCTTCATCGCCAAGTTTCATGCCACTCGTGTCTCTGAGTCTGAGCGCCAAACTCTCTCTCCTTACCAATCCGAGAAGGCATGCTGA
- the LOC106388857 gene encoding hydrophobic protein RCI2A, with product MGTATFIDILLAILLPPLGVFLRYGCGVEFWICLVLTLLGYLPGIIYALYVLTK from the exons ATGGGAACAGCTACTTTCATAGATATTCTTCTTGCTATCCTCTTGCCTCCTCTTGGAGTCTTTCTCAGATATGGTTGCGGG GTAGAGTTTTGGATATGTTTGGTTTTGACGCTGCTTGGATACCTCCCTGGGATCATATACGCTCTTTATGTCCTCACCAAATGA
- the LOC106424838 gene encoding uncharacterized protein LOC106424838, whose product MDPSLDKALLGMTLEEGEESFVIPYLPEYYSTERNAVSLVGRLLNPQCQNISEVILEMPRKWRLYDRVRGVHTSNQWTLAMERWVERPPPDYLQFIEVWVQMRNIPVNNYTKAALTSLGDFAGQVIEVAFDPDKPQLKDYIRVKVKFDLSKPLRRFKTVTVPGGEVVKILYDYERLQKRCYSCQRLTHEQSQCPFFQAAYAHAEVKGKAIENFQSQLAERVIKEDDPLFGVVLDSQVGINPLNGCPKIANEVLEGMRHYLLEAEGAEKLARKERIKWSLKEIEHDPIAQKTMLRFEPSPTFTADLNKGKGFVFDFQKQNENLRSMNSPGGSKLMASAFRAGNALSMEPRLLGLASEDVAFSESASGSWNPGGSTGYNIGISDACSSGTKGRSAMPRRRPGSFVRKCQGKVVKFVGLNEGKKKDNVHAVPEKRKSSIDVETFQYSPRSKKQVVVPIEGPPKI is encoded by the exons ATGGATCCTTCTTTGGATAAGGCGTTGCTTGGTATGACTTTAGAAGAGGGTGAAGAGTCGTTCGTTATTCCATATTTGCCGGAGTATTACTCTACAGAGCGGAACGCTGTAAGTTTGGTGGGGAGATTACTTAACCCCCAGTGTCAAAATATTTCAGAGGTTATTCTGGAGATGCCTAGGAAGTGGAGGCTTTATGATAGGGTTAGAG GTGTTCACACTAGTAATCAGTGGACACTGGCAATGGAAAGGTGGGTGGAGAGACCACCTCCAGACTATTTGCAGTTTATTGAGGTTTGGGTTCAGATGCGTAATATTCCAGTGAACAATTATACGAAGGCGGCTTTAACGTCGCTAGGAGATTTTGCTGGCCAAGTCATTGAAGTAGCGTTTGATCCAGATAAACCTCAACTCAAAGACTATATAAGAGTCAAGGTTAAGTTTGATCTTTCTAAACCTCTTAGGCGCTTCAAAACTGTTACTGTTCCTGGAGGAGAGGTGGTGAAAATTCTGTATGATTATGAGAGACTGCAAAAAAGATGTTACTCTTGTCAAAGGCTAACTCATGAACAGTCCCAATGTCCGTTCTTTCAAGCGGCTTATGCGCATGCGGAGGTGAAAGGAAAAGCTATAGAGAATTTTCAAAGTCAGCTTGCGGAGAGAGTAATTAAAGAGGATGATCCCCTTTTCGGAGTGGTGCTTGATTCCCAAGTTGGGATCAACCCTTTGAATGGATGTCCAAAAATTGCGAATGAAGTGCTTGAAGGAATGAGGCATTATTTGTTGGAAGCTGAAGGGGCTGAGAAATTGGCGAGAAAAGAAAGAATCAAATGGTCCTTAAAGGAGATAGAACATGATCCCATTGCTCAGAAGACAATGTTAAGATTTGAGCCGTCTCCTACCTTCACAGCTGATCTGAACAAAGGCAagggttttgtttttgatttccAGAAGCAAAATGAAAATCTCAGAAGTATGAACTCTCCTGGAGGAAGCAAACTGATGGCCTCTGCCTTTAGAGCAGGAAATGCGTTATCTATGGAGCCAAGACTTTTGGGTTTAGCTTCTGAAGACGTTGCTTTTTCGGAGTCGGCAAGTGGTAGTTGGAATCCTGGCGGTTCTACGGGTTATAACATTGGCATCTCTGATGCCTGTTCTTCCGGGACCAAAGGGAGGAGTGCTATGCCAAGAAGGAGGCCGGGCTCTTTTGTAAGAAAGTGTCAAGGGAAAGTTGTTAAATTTGTTGGTCTTAATGAGGGGAAGAAGAAAGATAACGTTCATGCTGTcccagaaaaaagaaaaagttcgATTGATGTGGAGACATTTCAATACTCGCCAAGGTCTAAGAAACAAGTGGTGGTCCCAATTGAGGGACCGCCCAAGATCTGA